In Mercenaria mercenaria strain notata chromosome 13, MADL_Memer_1, whole genome shotgun sequence, a single window of DNA contains:
- the LOC123528482 gene encoding uncharacterized protein LOC123528482, protein MRCNYIKENLAVVVCFVLFQCARSVPIQKHATRHKRSAETVEFFMNNQLTHEYDPRTGLAFISEQHFNNDLTCPEHVSTGMNDPVYKRSTCPWYYSESRDSKRYPAVIFQAERLCDYAIGSNKMHECVPITESLTVLREQNYHDGNGNSVWVEETITNVVGYTAAGRRLAENSPQATTAAPDNQPTPEWARR, encoded by the coding sequence ATGCGTtgtaattatattaaggaaaaccTAGCTGTGGTCGTCTGCTTCGTGCTATTTCAATGCGCGAGGAGCGTTCCGATCCAAAAACATGCGACGAGACACAAACGGTCAGCAGAAACTGTTGAGTTCTTCATGAATAATCAGCTTACACATGAGTATGATCCGCGAACAGGACTTGCATTCATCAGTGAACAACACTTTAATAACGACCTTACGTGTCCGGAACATGTTTCTACGGGAATGAACGACCCTGTTTATAAAAGGTCAACTTGTCCCTGGTACTACAGCGAATCACGTGACTCAAAGCGATATCCAGCCGTCATCTTCCAAGCAGAGCGACTTTGTGACTACGCCATTGGCTCAAACAAAATGCATGAGTGTGTGCCAATAACGGAGAGTTTGACAGTATTAAGAGAACAAAACTACCATGACGGGAATGGAAACTCCGTATGGGTGGAAGAAACCATAACAAACGTTGTAGGATATACAGCTGCCGGAAGACGACTCGCTGAAAATTCACCACAGGCTACCACAGCGGCACCAGACAACCAACCTACACCGGAATGGGCAAGACGATAA